From Venenivibrio stagnispumantis:
TCTTTTATAGCTGGCATTATTACAACATTTTATGCATATAAAAAAAATAATGATTTATCAAATCTTGAAATAATATCCCTCTCACTTATAGCAGGAGGTGCTATCGGAAATCTTTATGATAGATTATTCATAGGAGAAGTTAGGGATTTTTTAGATTTTTATATAAAAGAGCACCATTGGCCAGCTTTTAATATTGCAGATGCTTCTATAACCATAGGTATAGCTTTATTTGTATTATATGAATTATTTTTAAAGAGAAAGGAAAATGAATATAAAGCCTGAAATTGATGTTTTGGAAGATGATGAAAGTTATATAGTAATAGCAGATTTGCCGGGAATAGATGCAAAAAATATAGAAATTATTGCCTATGAAAATGAAATAGTTATAAAAGGTTTTAGAAAAAATCAATTTAATGGGAAATTTTTAATAATAGAAAGATTTTCCGGAGCATTTGTAAGAAAAATAAGATTCAAGGAATATATAGATACATCTAATGCGAAGGCAATTTTGAAAGATGGAGTTTTAACAATACAAATTCCAAAGGCAAAAAATCTACTTATTTTAGAAAGCTGTATTAAAATAGTTATTAAATAAATTATTAAAGGAGGCAATAAGTGTTGCCATTCGAAGAAAATATGGAAGATATGTATGAAGAAAATTTACCAACGGAATATCCTTTATTACCAACAAGAGACCTCGTAATTTTTCCTTATATGGTGTTTCCTATCTTTGTAGGAAGAGATTTTTCAATAAAAGCAGTAGAAGATGCAATAGAAAACAATAATAAATATATATTTCTTGCCCTTCAAAAAGATAAAGATATAGAAGTTCCAAAAGAAAAAGATATATATCAAATAGGCACAATAGCAAATATAATAAGAGTTATGAGATTAGAAGATGGAAGGGTAAAAGTTTTAGTTCAAGGAGTAGAAAGGGCAAGAATAAAAAAATTTAAAAAAGAAAATGGATTATTCAAAGTAGAAGTTGAAATTTTAGAAGAACCTATTTATGAAGAAGAAAATATAGAAGTAGAAGCATTGATTCATTCTATCAGAGATTTATTAGATAAAGGAATTTCTCTTGGAAAGCAGGTTGTACCGGATTTAGTTGAGATAATAAAATCTGTGAACGAACCGGCAAAATTATCAGATTTAGTGGCTTCTATATTAGATATTAAATCGGAAGAAGCTCAAAAGATATTGGAAACAATAGACCCTGTAGAAAGATTAAGATTAGTTCATGATTTATTATTAAAAGAAGTAAGTATCCTTGAAATACAGCATAAAATAAGGGTTTCTGCAAGAGAGGCTATGGAAAAAGACCATAGGGAATACTTCTTGAGACAACAAATGAAGGTTATTCAAGAAGAGCTTGGAGAAAAAGATGAAAGAAAAGAAGAGATAGAAAATTATAAGAAAAAGATAGAAGAAGCCCAAATGCCGGAGGAAGTAAAAGAGGAAGCTTTAAAACAATTAAAAAGATTAGAAAAAATGCATCCTGATTCAGCAGAAGCCGGTGTAATAAGAACATATCTTGATTGGCTTGTAGAACTCCCATGGAATAAAAGAACAAAAGACAGATTAGACCTAAAATTAGCCCAAAAGATATTAGATGAAGACCATTATGATTTAGAAAAAATAAAGGAAAGAATAATAGAATATTTAGCAGTTTTAAAACTTAAAAAAGATAAATCTATGAAAGGGCCAATATTATGTTTTGTTGGACCTCCGGGTGTTGGTAAAACTTCCCTTGGAAAATCTATTGCAAAAGCCCTTGGCAGAAAATTTGTTAGACAATCCCTCGGTGGAGTTAGAGATGAAGCAGAAATAAGAGGACATAGAAGAACATATGTTGGAGCATTGCCCGGTAAAATTATACAAGCATTGAAACAAGCAGGTTCTAAAAATCCTGTAATTATGCTTGATGAAGTAGATAAAATAGGAATGGATTTTAGAGGAGACCCTTCTGCTGCATTACTTGAAGTACTTGACCCTGAGCAAAACAAAGAATTTGTAGACCATTATATAGGACTTCCTTTTGATTTATCTGAGGTTCTATTTATATGCACTGCAAATAGGACTGATACTATACCACGACCTTTGCTTGATAGAATGGAAGTAATAAGATTATCCGGTTATTCTGAAGAAGAAAAATTACATATAGCAGAAAAATATCTAATACCAAGACAGATAAAAGAAAATGGATTAAAACAAAAAGATATACAATTTACAAAAGAAGCTATAACATTTTTAATAAGAGGATATACAAAAGAAGCTGGAGTAAGAAATCTTGAAAGACAGATAGGAGCAGTAATTAGAAAGATAGCAAAAGAGATAGCATTAACCGGTAAAAAGAAAAAATATAAAATAACAAAAGCTTTGATTAAAAAATTTCTTGGGGCACCTATATATCACCCAGAAGCCCATAAAAAAGATGAAATCGGTGTTGTAATTGGTCTTGCATGGACAGAAGTAGGAGGAGAAATCCTTAAAATAGAAGCAACTAAAATGCCAGGAAAAGGTAATCTAATTTTAACCGGTTCTCTTGGTGATGTTATGAAAGAATCTGCAATGGCAGGTTTTTCTTATTTGAAATCAAAAGCAGATTATTACGGCATTAATCCGGAAGATTTTTCTAAATATGATTTCCATGTCCATGTTCCTGCCGGAGCTATTCCAAAAGATGGACCATCTGCCGGAGTATCTATAACAACAGCTTTAGCTTCGGTTTTACTTAATTTACCTGTAAAATCCGATATGGCTATGACCGGTGAAATTACACTAACAGGAAAAGTTTTACCTGTTGGAGGATTAAAAGAAAAAATACTTGCAGCCAAAAGAGCCGGAATAAAAAAAGTATTTTTACCAAAAGATAATAAAGAGGAAGTTATGGAGGATTTACTGGCTTATGTCAGAAAAGCAGTAAAATTAAAATTTGTAGAGCATATAGATGAGATATTAAAAGAAGCAATAATAGGAATAGAAGAAAAAATAAAAAAACAGGAAGAAGAAATTGAGCTTGCGAAAAGCTAAAATAAAAGATGCTACCGAAATTTTTTCTATCTTACAACAATTTGCTTTAAAAGAGTTATTACTTCCAAGAAGCTTAAATAGTATATATGAACATATAAGAGATTTTTTTGTTTATGAGATAGATGGTAAAATTGTGGGTGTTGGCTCTTTACATATTTATGATGAAAATTTAGCAGAAATAAAATCCCTTGCAGTAAAAGAAGATTATCATAAAAATGGAATAGGCAAAGAAATTGTAAATGCATGTTTGAATGAAGCAAGAGAGCTTGGAGTAAAAAAAGTTTTTGCTTTAACCTATGTTCCACAATTTTTTGAAAAAATCGGCTTTAAGATTACTGATAAATCAAACTTTCCACAAAAAGTATGGATGGAATGTATCCATTGTGTAAAATTTAATGATTGCAAAGAAGTACCGGTAGTTATTGAGTTATGAAAAATATATTTCTTTGTAGGCATGGAGAGACAGAATTTAACTTAAAAAAAATAGTTCAGGGACATATTGATACCGATTTAACACCAAAAGGTATAATTCAAGCCCGTTTAGTTGCAGAAAAATTAAAAAATTTTAATATCCAGAAGATATATTCGTCAGATTTAAAAAGAGCTTATCAAACAGCCACAATAATTGCTGATATACTAAATCTACATGTTGAAATAGACAAAAGAATAAGAGAGATGCATTTTGGAGAATATGAAGGGAAACCACATTCTCAGATAGATAAAAATATATTTCAAAATTGGCTTGATAATCCGGTAAAAAATCCTTTACCAAAACAGGAAGATATATATTTCTTTGAAAAAAGATTAAGAAAATTTTTAGAAGATATAATAAATATAGAAGAAGAAAATATTCTTGTGGTAGGACATGGTGGCTCTATCCATGGTTTTATATGCATAGCTTACGGATTTGGTTTTGAAAAGCTATGGAGATTTAGGCATAATAATACAGGTATAACATTATTACAACATATTAATGGAAATTTAAATATAAAATTCATAAATTATAGTGAGCATCTTGATAACTTAGGAGATTAAAAGCAATGGAAGAAGTAATTATAAGCCATAGAGAAAGAAAAGAAGGATTTTTGCCACTACTAATTTTTTCTGTAATATCTTTATCCTTGATAGGTTTATTGACAGCAGTTGGTATCTTAACCGGAAAAATAACCAATGTTCATTTATTTCAAATTTCCGGTTTTGTGTATGGAGTTTCTGCTTTAATGTATATTTTCCAGTTCTTTTTTAAGAATGAGAATGTCCCAAAATTAGGAAGTTTATTTGCATTCGTAGGTTGGCTTATTCAATCAGCAGGATTATTTTTAAGAGGTATAGAATCATATAATATGAATATATTCCATCCACCCTGGACAAATCTTTATGAATCTTTAATGTTTTTCCCTTGGCTTGCAGTGGCTGTATATCTTTATATAGAAAAAGAGTATAAAACAAAAGTTATAGGTTCTTTCTTTATGCCGGTTGTAGCATTTTTGGTAATTTGGGGACATAAATTTAATACCGATATAAATCCACTTGTGCCGGCTTTAAGAAGTTATTGGTTATATCTTCATGTTCTTGCTTCTTTTGTTGGATATGCAGGATTTAGCGTTGCTTTTGGAGCAGCTTTTGCTTCTCTTATAAAAGATAACTACTCAAAAAAGATAAAAGTAGATAAAAAACATTATATTGGATTTATTATAACCGGATTAATACTTATTCCTCTTGGATATATGGTTTTACATGGAGCAAGAGATTTAAAAACGATGGTTTTAGGTATTGTTCTTATAGCTATTCTTCTTGCATTTTTATATTTTGCAACTTATGTTTTAAAACCTATTGGAAAGGCTTTACCATCTGAAAATTTACTTTCAGAAATCACTTTAAAAGCTGTTTCTGTATCTTTTCCTATCTGGACTGCATCTATAATTTTAGGTGGTGCCTGGGCAAATGAAGCTTGGGGAAGTTATTGGAGCTGGGATCCAAAAGAAACCTGGGCTTTGATAGTATGGCTTTTCTTTGCAGCATATATCCATGGTAGAACCATAGGAAAATGGAAATATAGAACATCAGCATGGATAGTTGTTGCCGGTTTTATAATGCTTTTAATATGTTATTTTGGTGTAAATCTTTATTTCCCTGGATTGCATAGTTATGCAACAGAATAAAAATAAAATCGCCTCCGGTTTAATCCGGAGGATTCTTTAGAAAAATGTCCCGAGGATAAATCCAAATCTTGAACTACTTACTCCTGCCGGTGGATTTAAAACCTTACCATAATACAGTTCAATAGGTGCAAATGGAGTAATAATTTTCATTCCTACACCGGCAGAGTTATACATATTAGAGAAGAAATTTCCTGAATCAAAACCTTTACCTTGGTCTAAAAAGGCATATCCCCATAAAAATCTTTCTACAATCGGATGGGCTACTTGATAGTTTAAAACTATCTGTCTTTTAGCACCAAGAGGGTCATTATTACTATCTACAGGACCTGCACCACCATAACTAAAACCTCTTATTGTAAAATCACCACCTACAAAAAATAGTTCATCAAGAGGTATACTCTTAGATATTTTTTCAACTAATCCAATAGTTCCTTTTATAGAAAATACAAAATCTGTATAAAAAATTCTATCCGGAATAAATTTAGTAGCAGATAACACTACTTTATAAAAATCCCTTGTTCCTGTTCCAACTTTAAATGTTGCCGTTATATCACTTCCTGATGTTGGAAGAAGAGGATTATCAACAGAGTTTCTATTTATAAAAGTATATACTGAATATAAGTCATACTTTCCTTGTTGTAATTTAACATAAGTTGTAGCTGCATCTGTTACATCTTTTATCTCTCCTTTCTCTAAGGCAACACCTACACCTGTTCTCCAATATTCCCAAAATTCATAAGAAAGATTTGTAGAAATACCTGTTTTTATAGATGTAAAAGTTGTGTAATCTATAGACCTATCGTATAGATTAAATCCAAGGTCAAGAGGCTTATAAAATGCCCATCTGTGTAAATAACTAAGCTCATTATTTTTATACTTAGAACCTATGCTTAAAGATAATCCTGCAACATCACCGGTTCCAAGGAAATTTCCTTTTTTAATAGAAGCAAATAAAGATAAACCTGTTAGCTGGCTATAACCGGCTCCGATAGACATTTGTCCTGTAAATCTTTCCCTTACATTTACATCAATATCTAATGCATTTTCTGTTTTAAGTTTTGGTTCAAAAGAAGCAAAATCATAATATCCAAGCCTATTTAATCTTGCCTGTGACCTTTCTAAATCTTCTTTTCTTAGTAAATCTCCCGGTGCAAATCTAAGTTCTCTTCTTATAGTTGCATCTCTTGATTCATAATTTCCTGTAATATTTATTTTGTCAACATAGTATACATTCCCCGGCTGGACATTTAAAACAACTTCAACCGTTTTATTTTCTTTATCTACCAATTTATTAATTTCAACATTAGCAAATATATATCCAAGTTCATTATATTTATCTATGGTTATTTTCTTTATTAAATCTATTTTTTCTTCGTCATAATATTCTCCGGGTTTTATCAATCTTTTTTTAATTGGTTCAAAAATCTCTTTTGTTGTAAATAGATTATTATTTTCAAATTTAATATCTTTGACTTTATATCTATCTCCTTCATTTATTTTAATAGTAATATAATATTTTTTATTATCTTTTAGCTCTATGATAGGTTCTTCAATTTGAACATCAAAAAAACCTTTGGATATATAGTAATCTTTGATTCTGGATATATCATCATATAATGTTTCTTTTACGAGGGTAGGATATATTTTTAATTTAAAGATATTTCTTTCAGATGTTTCCATTACAGAAAGAATTTCTTTTGTTTTTATTTGTTTATTTCCTATTATATTTATCTTTGCAACGTAAGCTCTTTCACCTTCATCTATTTGGAATACAAGGGTATTTCCTTTATAATAATAAGAAACTTTTGCCTCATAAAATCCTCTTTTTTCATATAATTTTTCAATTCTTTTTTTCATTTGAGATATTTCATCTGCAGATAAAACTCTACCTAAACCTTTTTTTATAGATGATAATTTTTCTGCAAGTTCAGGGCCCATTGATGTAAAAGGAAGGGCTTTACCACTTTCCATTTTTTCTTCTGTAGAGATTCCTATCTCTTTTAATAAATCTTCTGTAGATATATTTTTGTTTCCTTCAAATTCTATTCTTTGAACTACCGGTAGTTCTTTAAATACAAATGTTAAATCTATTCCATTTTCTGTATATCTTGTGTATGCTTCTACATTTTGAAAATAACCGAGTTTATACAAATCTCTAATAGTATTTTCTAATTTATCTCTGGTTACTATCCCTCCTTTTTCAAAAGGAATAAGAGGTTTTATTATTTGATAATCTATATTTTGTATACCTTTAAACTCTATTTTATTGATTCTATATATTTTTGTTCCTTCTTCTATTGATGGTGTTTCTATTTTTGGTATTTCTTCTGAAAATGATGATGTTGAAAATATAAGTAGAG
This genomic window contains:
- the lspA gene encoding signal peptidase II; translation: MKFRLFLIITVFIIAIDLITKNIAEKVLADKVITVIPNFFDLVLVWNKGAAFGILSEAPEYVRRFILITSSFIAGIITTFYAYKKNNDLSNLEIISLSLIAGGAIGNLYDRLFIGEVRDFLDFYIKEHHWPAFNIADASITIGIALFVLYELFLKRKENEYKA
- a CDS encoding Hsp20/alpha crystallin family protein, whose amino-acid sequence is MNIKPEIDVLEDDESYIVIADLPGIDAKNIEIIAYENEIVIKGFRKNQFNGKFLIIERFSGAFVRKIRFKEYIDTSNAKAILKDGVLTIQIPKAKNLLILESCIKIVIK
- the lon gene encoding endopeptidase La, with translation MEDMYEENLPTEYPLLPTRDLVIFPYMVFPIFVGRDFSIKAVEDAIENNNKYIFLALQKDKDIEVPKEKDIYQIGTIANIIRVMRLEDGRVKVLVQGVERARIKKFKKENGLFKVEVEILEEPIYEEENIEVEALIHSIRDLLDKGISLGKQVVPDLVEIIKSVNEPAKLSDLVASILDIKSEEAQKILETIDPVERLRLVHDLLLKEVSILEIQHKIRVSAREAMEKDHREYFLRQQMKVIQEELGEKDERKEEIENYKKKIEEAQMPEEVKEEALKQLKRLEKMHPDSAEAGVIRTYLDWLVELPWNKRTKDRLDLKLAQKILDEDHYDLEKIKERIIEYLAVLKLKKDKSMKGPILCFVGPPGVGKTSLGKSIAKALGRKFVRQSLGGVRDEAEIRGHRRTYVGALPGKIIQALKQAGSKNPVIMLDEVDKIGMDFRGDPSAALLEVLDPEQNKEFVDHYIGLPFDLSEVLFICTANRTDTIPRPLLDRMEVIRLSGYSEEEKLHIAEKYLIPRQIKENGLKQKDIQFTKEAITFLIRGYTKEAGVRNLERQIGAVIRKIAKEIALTGKKKKYKITKALIKKFLGAPIYHPEAHKKDEIGVVIGLAWTEVGGEILKIEATKMPGKGNLILTGSLGDVMKESAMAGFSYLKSKADYYGINPEDFSKYDFHVHVPAGAIPKDGPSAGVSITTALASVLLNLPVKSDMAMTGEITLTGKVLPVGGLKEKILAAKRAGIKKVFLPKDNKEEVMEDLLAYVRKAVKLKFVEHIDEILKEAIIGIEEKIKKQEEEIELAKS
- a CDS encoding N-acetyltransferase, which gives rise to MSLRKAKIKDATEIFSILQQFALKELLLPRSLNSIYEHIRDFFVYEIDGKIVGVGSLHIYDENLAEIKSLAVKEDYHKNGIGKEIVNACLNEARELGVKKVFALTYVPQFFEKIGFKITDKSNFPQKVWMECIHCVKFNDCKEVPVVIEL
- a CDS encoding histidine phosphatase family protein, giving the protein MKNIFLCRHGETEFNLKKIVQGHIDTDLTPKGIIQARLVAEKLKNFNIQKIYSSDLKRAYQTATIIADILNLHVEIDKRIREMHFGEYEGKPHSQIDKNIFQNWLDNPVKNPLPKQEDIYFFEKRLRKFLEDIINIEEENILVVGHGGSIHGFICIAYGFGFEKLWRFRHNNTGITLLQHINGNLNIKFINYSEHLDNLGD
- the ccsB gene encoding c-type cytochrome biogenesis protein CcsB, translating into MEEVIISHRERKEGFLPLLIFSVISLSLIGLLTAVGILTGKITNVHLFQISGFVYGVSALMYIFQFFFKNENVPKLGSLFAFVGWLIQSAGLFLRGIESYNMNIFHPPWTNLYESLMFFPWLAVAVYLYIEKEYKTKVIGSFFMPVVAFLVIWGHKFNTDINPLVPALRSYWLYLHVLASFVGYAGFSVAFGAAFASLIKDNYSKKIKVDKKHYIGFIITGLILIPLGYMVLHGARDLKTMVLGIVLIAILLAFLYFATYVLKPIGKALPSENLLSEITLKAVSVSFPIWTASIILGGAWANEAWGSYWSWDPKETWALIVWLFFAAYIHGRTIGKWKYRTSAWIVVAGFIMLLICYFGVNLYFPGLHSYATE
- the bamA gene encoding outer membrane protein assembly factor BamA is translated as MKSTGASLILASLLIFSTSSFSEEIPKIETPSIEEGTKIYRINKIEFKGIQNIDYQIIKPLIPFEKGGIVTRDKLENTIRDLYKLGYFQNVEAYTRYTENGIDLTFVFKELPVVQRIEFEGNKNISTEDLLKEIGISTEEKMESGKALPFTSMGPELAEKLSSIKKGLGRVLSADEISQMKKRIEKLYEKRGFYEAKVSYYYKGNTLVFQIDEGERAYVAKINIIGNKQIKTKEILSVMETSERNIFKLKIYPTLVKETLYDDISRIKDYYISKGFFDVQIEEPIIELKDNKKYYITIKINEGDRYKVKDIKFENNNLFTTKEIFEPIKKRLIKPGEYYDEEKIDLIKKITIDKYNELGYIFANVEINKLVDKENKTVEVVLNVQPGNVYYVDKINITGNYESRDATIRRELRFAPGDLLRKEDLERSQARLNRLGYYDFASFEPKLKTENALDIDVNVRERFTGQMSIGAGYSQLTGLSLFASIKKGNFLGTGDVAGLSLSIGSKYKNNELSYLHRWAFYKPLDLGFNLYDRSIDYTTFTSIKTGISTNLSYEFWEYWRTGVGVALEKGEIKDVTDAATTYVKLQQGKYDLYSVYTFINRNSVDNPLLPTSGSDITATFKVGTGTRDFYKVVLSATKFIPDRIFYTDFVFSIKGTIGLVEKISKSIPLDELFFVGGDFTIRGFSYGGAGPVDSNNDPLGAKRQIVLNYQVAHPIVERFLWGYAFLDQGKGFDSGNFFSNMYNSAGVGMKIITPFAPIELYYGKVLNPPAGVSSSRFGFILGTFF